The nucleotide sequence ATAGCTATGGTTCTAATTTATTGTGTAATAATTAAAACCAAGTAGTTCAATGAAAAATTCAGCGTTATTTACATCCTTAGCAACCCTACTGCATTTAGTTATTATAGACGGAGTTTTTATTCTGTTTAGAGAAAATCCTGCTGCCAATTATATGGTAGTAATTAGTTACAATATTATTTGGCTTATAGCTGCTCTTCTGGTTTGGAATCAGTCTTATGCTGCCAGTAATTCTAATGCTAACGATTGATATCAAGATTTAAAAAAGCAACATATGAAAATATCAATCATAACCATTGTATATAATAGAGCTCATTGTATTGAAGATTGCATAAAATCTGTTTTGAGCCAGACCTATTCTAATGTAGAGTATCTAGTAATAGATGGTGGATCTACAGATGGCACTGCTAAGATCATAGAAAAATATGCAGATAAAATAGATTATTATATTTCAGAAAAGGATGAAGGTATTTTTGATGCGCTTAACAAAGGCATTAAGAATGCCACCGGAGAAGTTATTGGCATCCTAAATTCTGATGATTTTTTTTATTCTGAACAAACTTTGAGTCAGATAATTGAAGCTTTTCAATACTCCGGAGCAGAACTGGTTTATGCAAAAGGTCTTTTTGTAAGTGAAACAGATATAACCAAGATAAAACGAATATATCCCTCCAATTCTTTTAAAAAGGTCTTTTTAAACTTTGGATGGATCCCTTTGCACACAACGATCTTTGTAAAGAAAGAAGTTTTTGAAAATTATGGATGTTATAATGATGGCTATAGAATTGCTAGTGATTATGAGATCTCTTTACGCTGGTTCAAAAATGACGAGATCTCGAAATTTTATTTGAATGAATGGGTGGTGAAAATGCGACTTGGAGGCTTGAGTACATCTGCAAAATTTCAATTGAGAAAATCTAGAGAAGATCTCCGTATTATATCAAAGTATAAACTGTCAGGAATATTCACTTTAAGCTTTAAAATAGCTCGAAAGATCCCACACTATATCATTCCCCAGATAATGGGTAATAAGTTTATTACCTCTTAATTATTTATACCTAATCCATAATGAAAGTTAGCGTGTATGAAGGGTTCTTATTTCATAGTTCCATTTTCTGTAACAGCTCATTTAATAACTATAAACTTTACTCTGTATCTTTTTACACCAGATACTTATTTAAATGTTCTTGCTATTATAGGGTATAATGTTGCATGGCTATTAACGGCCGTGGGGCTTAATTTCTATAATGTAGAAAGAAAAGAACGGTTTATTACCAAATTCCATAAATTTTTAAGGCATTATCTAATATTTAGCCTTGCATATTTTGCACTTTTTGCACTTTTAAAAATTTCCTTCTCTGTAAAATATCAATTGTTCGTTCTAGCTTTTCTTTTATTCTTATTGGTGTTCTATAGATGGTTTTTCTTTTCTGTAAGAAGATTATATAGAATTGATGGAGGTAATTTCATAAACGTGGTGGTTATAGGCAATGATAGAAATATTCAAAGTATTCAGGCAATTTTTAATGAGCCAGATTTTGGATATAGATACAAAGGTTTTTTCCACAACAACCATTATAAAGACGCTCAGTATTTGGGAGCTATAGAAAATTCATTTGAATATATTATTAAAAATAACATTGAAGAAGTTTACTGCTTGGTCTCTCAGGTGTCTAAAAAGGAGCTTCAAGAATTAATTTCTTTTGCAGATAACAATTTAAAAAAGCTAAAGCTCATTCCAGATAACAAAGGAATATTTACCAGAGCAATGCATGCTGAATTATTTGGAAATCTGCCAGTGCTCAATTTAAGAGGTACGCCACTAGAGAAAAATTATGCAAAATATGGGAAAAGAGCATTCGATATTGTTTTTTCTTCTTTGGTTATCATCTTTATTATCTCCTGGTTAACCCCATTATTATATATAGTTACAAGATTAGAATCTAGAGACCCTTTATTTTTTAAGCAAATTAGACATGGCTATAATAAAAGGTCATTTTGGTGCTATAAATATAGATCTATGGTAAGGAATAGAGATGCTCATCTAAAAATGTGTAAAAAGAATGATTCTAGAATTACCAGAATTGGTAGGGTGCTAAGGCAAACTAGCATAGATGAACTGCCTCAATTCTTCAACGTACTTAGAGGAGATATGAGTGTAGTGGGACCTAGGCCACATATGGAAACTCATTCTTTAGAATATTCTCACTCTGTAGATAAATATTTAGTAAGAC is from Gillisia sp. Hel1_33_143 and encodes:
- a CDS encoding glycosyltransferase family 2 protein gives rise to the protein MKISIITIVYNRAHCIEDCIKSVLSQTYSNVEYLVIDGGSTDGTAKIIEKYADKIDYYISEKDEGIFDALNKGIKNATGEVIGILNSDDFFYSEQTLSQIIEAFQYSGAELVYAKGLFVSETDITKIKRIYPSNSFKKVFLNFGWIPLHTTIFVKKEVFENYGCYNDGYRIASDYEISLRWFKNDEISKFYLNEWVVKMRLGGLSTSAKFQLRKSREDLRIISKYKLSGIFTLSFKIARKIPHYIIPQIMGNKFITS
- a CDS encoding exopolysaccharide biosynthesis polyprenyl glycosylphosphotransferase, giving the protein MKGSYFIVPFSVTAHLITINFTLYLFTPDTYLNVLAIIGYNVAWLLTAVGLNFYNVERKERFITKFHKFLRHYLIFSLAYFALFALLKISFSVKYQLFVLAFLLFLLVFYRWFFFSVRRLYRIDGGNFINVVVIGNDRNIQSIQAIFNEPDFGYRYKGFFHNNHYKDAQYLGAIENSFEYIIKNNIEEVYCLVSQVSKKELQELISFADNNLKKLKLIPDNKGIFTRAMHAELFGNLPVLNLRGTPLEKNYAKYGKRAFDIVFSSLVIIFIISWLTPLLYIVTRLESRDPLFFKQIRHGYNKRSFWCYKYRSMVRNRDAHLKMCKKNDSRITRIGRVLRQTSIDELPQFFNVLRGDMSVVGPRPHMETHSLEYSHSVDKYLVRHFVKPGITGLAQIKGYRGEISKPSDIINRTRFDIFYLERWSFWLDCKIIYYTIGNALKGEEKAY